The following nucleotide sequence is from Methanobrevibacter sp..
CTCACAATTTAGTGTATACCGGAGACTTCAAATATGAACCATCAAGGTTACTTGAACCTGCAACCATTCGTTTCCCACGTGCTGAAACCGTCATTATGGAAAGTACTTACGGTGGAAGGGAAGACGTACAGCCTTCCAGAAACAACGCTGAAAAAGAAATGATGAAAACCATCTACAAAACTCTCAAACGTGGAGGAAAAGTACTTGTACCAGTATTTGCTGTGGGAAGAGCACAAGAACTTATGGTCGTGCTTGAAGAGTACATGAGACATGGAATGATTGAAGAAGTGCCAATCTATATTGACGGTATGATTTGGGAAGCTACAGCAATCCATACTGCAAGACCTGAATACTTGAGCAAAGACTTAAGAGACCAAATCTTCCACATGGGAAGAAACCCATTTGTCTCAGAAATGTTTGAAAAAGTTCAAAATCATGACCAAAGAAAAGAGATTGTCGAATCAAAACAACCTGCAATCATCCTGTCAACTTCAGGTATGCTGACTGGTGGAAACTCAGTTGAATACTTCAAATGGTTATGTGAAGATGAAAGAAACACAATTATATTCGTAGGTTACCAATCTGAAGGATCAATGGGTAGAAGAGTTCAAAAAGGCTGGAAAGAAATACCTCTTGAAGATGATGATGGAAGAACCAGACAATTCTGTGTCAAAATGCAAGTTAAAACAATTAATGGATTCAGTGGTCACTCCAACAGAAGACAATTGATGGAATATGTTAAAAGACTTAATCCAAGACCTGAAAAGGTCATTACCTGTCACGGAGACCCATATAAAGCAGTTGATTTAGCTTCATCCATACATAGAAGTTATAAGATTGAAACTAAAACTCCGATTAATTTGGATTGTGTAAGAATACATTAATATATTATATAAAACAAAAATAATTATTGATAAATGTTGTAAAATTATTACAACATTAATTTTATTTTAAAATAGGTGTAATCATGGTTACTTATTCAGAATCTGGTGTTGATATTGATTTAGAAGCAGTTACTGTATCTGCATTAGCTGATAAACTTAAATCAACATTAAAATGTAGAGATATTATCACTGACAGTGGTCATTATGCAGCTTTAGTACGATTAGGAGATAAGGCAATAGCAATGAGTACTGATGGTGTTGGAAGTAAGATTTTAATTGCTGAAATGATGAACAAATATGATACCGTAGGTATTGACTGCATTGCAATGGTTGTAAACGATATTTTATGTGTCGGCGCAGAACCAATAGCATTAGTTGATTACTTGGCTGTTGAAAAACCTGACCCTAAAAGAGCAGCTGAAATTGCTGAAGGTTTAGTTAAAGGGGCAAATGAATCAAAAATTGCAATCATCGGTGGAGAAACCGCATCATTGCCTGGAATTATCAAAGACTTTGACCTTGCAGGTACAGGTATTGGATTTGTTGACATTGATAAAATAATCACTGGTGAAAACATCCAACCAGGAAATGTATTAATCGGTATCAACAGTAATGGAATTCATTCTAATGGTTACAGTTTAGCCAGAAAAGCAATATTTGAAGATGCAGGATTGACCGTAGATGACAAGATGCCTAATGGTGAAACCACAATCGGTGAAGAGTTAATCCGTCCAACTGAATTGTATGTTAAACCTATTGTTAGCCTATTTGAAAAAGAATATAATATTAATGGACTTGCCCATATTACCGGAGGAGGATTCACCAACCTTAGAAGATTGAAAAAAGGTGTTGGATACGACATTAATGACCTTCCAGAAGTTCCTGAAATATTTAAACTTATTTATGAACAAAACGTTGACATCAAGGAAATGTATAAAGTTTTCAACATGGGTGTCGGTTTTGTTGTAATCTGTGAAGAAACAGAAGCTGATAAAATAATGAATACAATTAAAGAATATTGTGATTGTCAGATAATCGGTAAAGTGACAGATGATGAAAAAATAACCGTCAAAGCATTTGATGACACAATAATTGAATACTAATGAGGTGTGTAAATGAAGATAATGAAAGATAATGAAATGGCTCTTGTAAAAGAAATACTTGCTAAGCTTGGAGCTAGCGAAGAAGATCAACAATTAGTTGCAGAAGCTACAATAGATGCTGATTTAAAAGGATTTACATCACATGGTCTTGGAAGATTTCCACAATACCTGATTAGTATTAAAGCAGGAACAATAAACTTAGAAAAAAATATCACTATTGAAAAGGAAACTCCTGCAATTGCATTAATCAATGGTAACAGCGGATTCGGACAGGCAGTATCATACAAAGCTATGCAAATAGCAATTAAAAAAGCAAAAGAAGTAGGTATTGCATGTGTAGGAGTTCACAATACAAACCACTTTGGAGTCACAGGATTTTACTCAGATTTGGCATTAAGAGAAAACTGTATCGGACTTGTCATAGCAAACACTGATCCGGCTATTGCACCTTTAGGTGGAAAAGAAGCATTGATTGGAACTAATCCTGTTGCATTAGGTATTCCTTCAGATTCATATATTACCGTAGACATGGCAACTTCAGTGACTGCACGTGGAAAAATCATTGAGTCTAAAAGAAAAGGATTGGATTTACCAGACGGATGGGCATTAGATAAAGATGGAAATCCAACCAACGATCCAGAAGCAGCACTTGAAGGTTCTATATTACCATTTGGTGGATTCAAAGGATATGCACTTGCATTATTAATTGAAATTCTAACTGGACCATTAGTACAGGCAGGTTACGGTCATGGAGTTACCGGTACCGCATCTCCTGAAAAAGATTGTACAAAAGGAGATTTGTATATTGCAATTGATCCTTCTAAATTTGGAGACTTTGATGAATTCAAAGCAAACACTGAAGATTTCATCTCCCAAGTCAGAGCAACCGGTGAAACAGTTGCAATTCCAGGTGATTTAGAAGTCAAAAGAATTGCTGATGCGGAAGCTAATGGTGTAGCAATTGATAAAAAATTATATGAACAATTAAAAGAAATCTGTGACGATTTAGATATCGACATAGATTCCTATGTTGAAGAATGATGAGTTATTTTCATAACTCATACAAACCTTTTTTTAATCTAATTTTACTAATTTTACATTAAATTTTAATTTTAAGAAAACCTAAACTTAGCAGATTGTTCCATTAAAAGAATTAAACAACTTTTTTTTAGTTTCTAAGATTAGTTCTTTTTTAAAAAAAACGAGCTAAATACAATATTGAGTTAAAAAAATAGATTATTTTATATAATATTAAAATTATAACTATACTTGTTATAAATATTTAAAAAAATATTTGTACGTAAAAAAAAGATTTTCTTAAAAAGGAGGACAATAATTTATGAAATTTAACAAATCTTGTATACTGTTAATAGCAATAGCAATATTTCTATTAATAAGCATCGGATCTGTCTGTGCTAGTGATAATCTCACTGACAACAGTGATTCTCCATTAGCAGATGATGGAACAGACGTTGTCCTCAGTAATGATAGTGATACTGGTGAAAACGTACCCGATGATACAGATACAGAAAAAATAAATACAACTGTTGAAACTGATAAAAGTTCTTATGAATATAAAGAAGATTCAAATAAAACATTTACAGTTGAAGTAAAAGACAACAAATCAAAAAATAATATTAATGTAGATAAAAATAATTTTATTATTTATAATGGAGATAAAAATATTTCCTTTGACTATAATAATTCAATGATTACAATAACAGAAAAATTATCTACAGGAAAATATAATTTTACAATTAATTATTTAGGTAATGGAACTTATTACAATTCATCCAAGATAATTGCTGTAAAAATATATGGAAACAACACTATCGAAACCGAAACTAGTGTTGTTTGTGATGGGAAAAACATTGAAATTCCAGTGAAAATATCCGATCAAGTGGATGAAATAGTGGATAGAGCTCAAGAACACTATAACTTAACATTAGTCTATACCAATGAAACTGGAAGCGTATGTAATTTAACCATTACAGAATTTACCATTGATGAAAATGGTACCATAAGATTCAATACTGCTGAAAATAACCTTAATAATAAATTAATCAATGCAAGTTTGATTATAAAATATATCAATGCAACTGATAACAAAACTGTTGCTATTAAAGTTAGTACCAAAATTGAAGCAGAAACTGTCAAAGAAGACAACAAATTTAAATCAGAAGAGATTAAAGACATCAGTATCACAATAAAAGATGGTCAAGAAAATCAATTAAATATTAATAAAGCTGATTTAAAAATCTTTGATAATGGAAAAGAAATGAAAAGTACTGACTTTGAATTTGAAAATTCAAATCTTACTCTTAAATTAGATATTGGAGTGCATAATTTAACAATAATATATAATGGTAATGTTACATATGCATCCAATGAAACTAATATAGTATTAAAAGTATGGGGAAATCAAACTATTGACCCTCAAAAATCTGCAGATATTGATTCAAATGGTAATGTTAACATTACTTTAAACCTCAGTGATGGTGCAGATCCGGTTGATGTTAATTTAAATAACGTAACCGCAACATTATTCTGGAAAATCAATAATCAAACTTATAATGAAACAATTGAAGGAATTACTCTTGCAGATGACAAACAAACAATAATATTTAAAGTAAACAAACCTTTTGAAAGTGCATATGTGGACATCAAATATAATGCAGAAAACAATTTAACTGGAAAAACTACCATTAAAGTTGATACTAACATTACTGCACCAGATAACAAAAAAACTGGTGTAGGAGAAGTAATTAACTTCACTGTTGAAGTAAAATCAGTTAACGGAACTGCCATCAATGTTACTTCAGATAACATTAAAATCTTAAACAATGGTAAAGAAGTTAAATTTACCTGCAACAACTCAGTTATCACAATAACTGATAAATTTACATACGGTATTTACGATTTAACTATTAATTACCTTGGAACTGATACTTATGCAAATTCCACAAAAATTATGGCATTGACCGTTTATGGAATTAATGCAACAACTTCCACTAATATTAACTCCACTAAGAAAGGAGAAGTAAAAGTTGATGTAATTAATGGTAATACTACCATTAATATTAATAAAGATGATTTAAAACTTAATGTTACCTACAAAAATGGCAATGACACAATTGTTATTAAAATTAATGAAGATTATAAACTTGAAAATGGAACATTATATTTCACTTTAGAAAATGGTAACTTTACTACAGCTACATTAACTATCGAATATGGAAATACTACCTTTAATGTAACCTTAAATAGAATTTACAATGCTAAAATTGAAGCAATTTGTCTTGAAAATGAATATTTAACTGGTAATTTTACCTTTAAATTAATAGATATAGATACAAACGAACCAATTGCAAATAAAACTGTAAGTTTTGAAACTGACAACTACTTCACTGATGTTGTAGGAAGTATCACTTCATCCAATCCTGCAAAAGGATCAGCTATAAGTGATTCCGACGGAATTTTAAAATTTGCTAATTCAAAAATATTTGCATTGAATTATGGACTGGATGGAACTGTTATTAACCTTAAATACCATTATATGGATGCAGGTAAATACAATGTAACATTAAAACCTGGAGATAATCTTAAATTTGATGCATTTAAAACTAATATTACAATTAACAAAGCAAATTTAATAATTACACCAACAAAATTTAGTGAATATTACGGCACTGATAAAAAATACAGCATTAAAGTAACAAGTGCAGCAACAGGCGAAGTCTTACCTAATATACTTCTTAAATTAGTATTACCTCAGCTTTCCACTACTACATATTATTTAAATACTAATTCAGAAGGTATTGCTGAAATTGGTGGTTTATCTAATTTAATGAGTGGAGAATATAAAGTTGTAATAAGTAACAATGATACTAAAAATATCAATAATATTAGTAAAGAGGACACAATTACAATTAATAAAATACCAGTTGTAATCAATGGTAAAGATGTTACTGTATTATATAATACTGGAACAACATACACAATCAAAGTTACTGATAAACAAACTGGAAAAGCAGTCGCTAATGTTTATGTTTTAGTTCAAATTGACAAGGATTCTAAAAAGACTTATATATTCCAAACCAATAGTAAAGGTCAAATTTCATTCAGTGCATCCTTAGCTGTTGGAAAACATAAAATTAGTGTAAGTAGCGCTGACAATAGATATGATGCAAGTGCAATTACTAAAACTATTACAGTCAAAAAAGCTAGTGCAAAAATCACTGCTAAAAAAGTAACCGCATACTATAAAGGTGGCAAATACTTAACTGTAAAATTAACTAACACTAAAAATAAAAAAGCAATCTATGATGCTAAAATTAACATCAAAATTTATATTTCCAAAAACAGATACTACAACTACAAC
It contains:
- the purM gene encoding phosphoribosylformylglycinamidine cyclo-ligase, encoding MVTYSESGVDIDLEAVTVSALADKLKSTLKCRDIITDSGHYAALVRLGDKAIAMSTDGVGSKILIAEMMNKYDTVGIDCIAMVVNDILCVGAEPIALVDYLAVEKPDPKRAAEIAEGLVKGANESKIAIIGGETASLPGIIKDFDLAGTGIGFVDIDKIITGENIQPGNVLIGINSNGIHSNGYSLARKAIFEDAGLTVDDKMPNGETTIGEELIRPTELYVKPIVSLFEKEYNINGLAHITGGGFTNLRRLKKGVGYDINDLPEVPEIFKLIYEQNVDIKEMYKVFNMGVGFVVICEETEADKIMNTIKEYCDCQIIGKVTDDEKITVKAFDDTIIEY
- the comC gene encoding L-sulfolactate dehydrogenase, with the protein product MKIMKDNEMALVKEILAKLGASEEDQQLVAEATIDADLKGFTSHGLGRFPQYLISIKAGTINLEKNITIEKETPAIALINGNSGFGQAVSYKAMQIAIKKAKEVGIACVGVHNTNHFGVTGFYSDLALRENCIGLVIANTDPAIAPLGGKEALIGTNPVALGIPSDSYITVDMATSVTARGKIIESKRKGLDLPDGWALDKDGNPTNDPEAALEGSILPFGGFKGYALALLIEILTGPLVQAGYGHGVTGTASPEKDCTKGDLYIAIDPSKFGDFDEFKANTEDFISQVRATGETVAIPGDLEVKRIADAEANGVAIDKKLYEQLKEICDDLDIDIDSYVEE